ATCATCTCACCAGTTGGAGTCTTCACTTTCGAAATCGATAGCGAATGGAAACACAAGCTCTTAAATGGTTTGGATGATATCGGTATTACCTTGCAGTATGAAGATTTGATTGCTGCTTATGAAAAACAACGCCCAGCCTACTGGCAGGATTAGAAAAAATAGAAAAGGAAATAGAACTATGACAAAACACATTCAATGGAACGGAACACTTTCACAAGAAGGCTATGACATTTTAAAAGGTGAGGGCGGATGTATCGTTTGTCCTACCAAGGTTGGTTATATCATCATGACTAGCGATAAGGCAGGACTTGAACGCAAGTTTGAAGCCAAAGAGCGTAACCGTAACAAACCAGGGGTTGTTCTCTGTGGTAGCATGGACGAGCTTCGCGCTTTAGCACAACTCAATCCAGAAATTGAAGCCTTCTACCAAAAACATTGGGACGAAGACATTCTCCTAGGTTGTATCCTTCCTTGGAAACCAGAAGCCTTTGAAAAATTGAAAGCATACGGTGATGGTCGTGAAGAACTCATGACAGACGTGCGTGGTACTAGCTGTTTTGTCATCAAGTTTGGTAAAGCTGGTGAACAGTTGGCTGCTAAACTTTGGGAAGAAGGTAAAATGGTATACGCATCATCAGCTAACCCATCTGGAAAAGGAAATCGTGGTAAGGTGGAAGGTATCGGAGAACGTATCGAAGGAGCAGTGGACCTTGTCATTGAAGCAGACGACTACGTGGCATCAATCCAGCCTGACAAAACGATTGAAACTCGCTACGAACAAGGGGTGATGGTTTCTATGGTTGATAAAGATGGTAAACTCATCCCAGAACAAGGAGGAGCTCGCTCAATCTCACCAGCTCCAGTTGTGATCCGTAAAGGGCTTGACATTGATAAGATTATGATGCACCTGTCAGATACCTTTAACTCATGGGATTATCGTCAAGGGGAGTATTATTAATATTGAAAAGAAGTCTAGTGTTGAGAGGGAATAAAGTCTCTACACTGGACTTTTCTTTAGAAATTCTTTTCTTTTTTTATAGGATATGATATTCTATATATGAAATAGGATTTTGAAATATTAAATACTGACTAGTCTATATATGAAAATGGAGCTACAAAATGGAAGAAAAATTAAATTATTGGATGATAGTTGCAGGAGGAGGTGGAAAAGTTTGGTCCCTATTTAAAGAAGAGAATATAGCTTGTATAGATTTTGATTCTAATTTGTCTAGTATTCTAGATTATAAAAATCCTCAAGAATTGAAACAGGGAAAACAGAGAGATAAATTTATTTGGAAATTTGCTCATGACATAAAAAAAGATGATTACATAATAGCTACCACAGGGGTTAAGGAAATTTTAGGAATTGGTCAATGTGTGAAACCTTATTATTTTGACGAATCTAAAAAAACATTTAAACATTGTATTGGTGTTAAATGGTTGAAAGTAGATGGTGGATGGGAATACCAAGGTAAAAAAGGTACAAGACAAACCATCAACTGGGATAGAAATTCAGAACGTATCAATTTATATAAATCTATTATAAATGGTACATACAGAAAAAATATAGAGAAAATTGTTATGTATAAAAATATTAACGATTATTTAGATAAATTAAAAAAATCCAAAAACCTCATCCTCCGTGGTGCTCCTGGCACAGGAAAAACTTATCTTGCTAAAGAAATTGCCAAAGAATTAACGGGTGGCAACGAAGACCAAATCGAATTTGTACAGTTTCACCCTTCCTATGATTATACGGATTTTGTAGAGGGGTTGAGACCAATCCTGGTAAATGATGGACAGATTAACTTTGGCTTGCAGGACGGCATTTTTAAGAAGTTTTGTCAGAAGGCTAAAGAAGCTCAAAAAACTGGAGGCCAAGATAATTTTGAGGAAACGTGGACTAGGCTAACGGATGCTATCAATGAAAAGCAAGGACAATACTTCTTTCCTCGTAGTTCTGTTCCAGCCAGTCTAAACAGTCAAGGGAATGTGAAGTTTGATTCTCCTGTTGCTACCAAAGAAAAAGTGTATCTTTTGTACAAGGGTGAAGAGACTAATTTAAAGTACGAAACTTATCAAAAAATTGTTTTGGATCACATGAAAGAAAGTTATGGATTATGTGATTATGTATCTCCAACGATTGACACAGACAAGAAATTCGTTTTCATCATCGATGAAATCAACCGTGGGGAGATTTCTAAGATTTTTGGGGAACTCTTTTTCTCTATTGATCCTGAATATCGTGGCGAAAGGGGGAGTGTTTCCACCCAGTATGCTAATTTACATGAGACGGATGAGAAATTTTATATCCCTGAAAATGTCTACATCATCGGAACAATGAATGATATTGACCGTTCAGTAGATACCTTTGATTTTGCTATGCGTCGTCGTTTCCGTTTTGTTGAAGTTACTGCTGAAAGCCAGTTATACATTCTAGATAAGAAACTAGATGGACATGAGGAAGAAGCGAAAAAACGTTTAAGAAACTTGAACGCTGCTATCAAAAACGTTCAGGAGTTAAACAGTCATTATCATATCGGACCAAGTTATTTCCTTAAGTTGGAAGAAGTGGATTTTGACTATGAGTTACTCTGGTCTGATTACCTCAAACCTCTATTGGAAGATTACTTACGTGGTTCTTATGAGGAGGCCGAAACTCTGGATACATTGAAAAAAGCATTTGATCTGACAAATAAAGAGCAAACAGATCAGCAAGATACTGGTGATAATGATGCGGATAACTGATAATCAGCATAGAATTGCTAGAGAAGACTTTGTCGCAGAATTTCCCAACCTAAGTCAAGCGCTCCTTGATAGAACACTAGATAACCTATCTCAAGAGGACAATATTTTTATTTTTCCAAATGATTTGATGAATTCTCCTGATTTAGACAAGGACCAAAAGATTTTGGAAACAGTTAATCAGGAAATCAAGACAGGCAATGTGATTGGTTTTCTGGGATGCGGTCAGGAAAGATTAACGATTTCCTCTCGTTTTTCTGATGAAAGTAACGACCATTTTTTACATTATCTTTTACAAAAGGTTCTCAATATCAATCTGAATAGTTTGGATGTCGGTCTATCTCAAGAGGATAGACTCTATCAACTTTTGATTTACCTCTTTCCAAAATATCTGCAAGCGGCTCTCCGAAAAGGTCTTTATAAGGAATACCAGAGATTTTCTCATAACGACAGTCATGTAAAGGGAGTGATAGATGTAGGAAATCATCTTAAGAGGAATGTTCCTTTTATGGGAAATATCGCCTACACAACGAGAGAGTTTACCTATGATAATTCACTCATGCAATTGATTCGGCATACGATTGAGTACATTAAGAATCAGAAAATCATTGGGCAAGGGCTCCTTGATAATCTCTTAACTAGTCGTGAAAATGTGGCAG
This genomic interval from Streptococcus oralis subsp. tigurinus contains the following:
- a CDS encoding L-threonylcarbamoyladenylate synthase, coding for MTKHIQWNGTLSQEGYDILKGEGGCIVCPTKVGYIIMTSDKAGLERKFEAKERNRNKPGVVLCGSMDELRALAQLNPEIEAFYQKHWDEDILLGCILPWKPEAFEKLKAYGDGREELMTDVRGTSCFVIKFGKAGEQLAAKLWEEGKMVYASSANPSGKGNRGKVEGIGERIEGAVDLVIEADDYVASIQPDKTIETRYEQGVMVSMVDKDGKLIPEQGGARSISPAPVVIRKGLDIDKIMMHLSDTFNSWDYRQGEYY
- a CDS encoding AAA family ATPase, yielding MEEKLNYWMIVAGGGGKVWSLFKEENIACIDFDSNLSSILDYKNPQELKQGKQRDKFIWKFAHDIKKDDYIIATTGVKEILGIGQCVKPYYFDESKKTFKHCIGVKWLKVDGGWEYQGKKGTRQTINWDRNSERINLYKSIINGTYRKNIEKIVMYKNINDYLDKLKKSKNLILRGAPGTGKTYLAKEIAKELTGGNEDQIEFVQFHPSYDYTDFVEGLRPILVNDGQINFGLQDGIFKKFCQKAKEAQKTGGQDNFEETWTRLTDAINEKQGQYFFPRSSVPASLNSQGNVKFDSPVATKEKVYLLYKGEETNLKYETYQKIVLDHMKESYGLCDYVSPTIDTDKKFVFIIDEINRGEISKIFGELFFSIDPEYRGERGSVSTQYANLHETDEKFYIPENVYIIGTMNDIDRSVDTFDFAMRRRFRFVEVTAESQLYILDKKLDGHEEEAKKRLRNLNAAIKNVQELNSHYHIGPSYFLKLEEVDFDYELLWSDYLKPLLEDYLRGSYEEAETLDTLKKAFDLTNKEQTDQQDTGDNDADN
- a CDS encoding McrC family protein — translated: MMRITDNQHRIAREDFVAEFPNLSQALLDRTLDNLSQEDNIFIFPNDLMNSPDLDKDQKILETVNQEIKTGNVIGFLGCGQERLTISSRFSDESNDHFLHYLLQKVLNINLNSLDVGLSQEDRLYQLLIYLFPKYLQAALRKGLYKEYQRFSHNDSHVKGVIDVGNHLKRNVPFMGNIAYTTREFTYDNSLMQLIRHTIEYIKNQKIIGQGLLDNLLTSRENVAEIVRVTPYYKLADRAKIIRGNQSKPIRHAYFHEYRKLQELCLMILNREKHGLGYQEQKIHGILFDVSWLWEEYVYTLLPKVFIHPRNKDKTDGISVFSDRERKVFPDFYHKELKIVLDAKYKELEFTEKGINREDLFQLISYSYILKVEKAGLVFPSKQKVVDNEIGKLAGYGALLKKLSIQIPQKASSYNEFCEMMESSEETFKRNITKEVGRN